From the Toxoplasma gondii ME49 unplaced genomic scaffold asmbl.1657, whole genome shotgun sequence genome, one window contains:
- a CDS encoding U5 small nuclear ribonuclear protein, putative (encoded by transcript TGME49_327100), which yields CLSMFDHWAIVPGDPLDKAILLRPLEPAPAPHLAREFLLKTRRRKGLSEDVSIAKFFDDPMLVNIATDLQQFL from the exons TGTCTCTCGATGTTCGACCACTGGGCAATCGTTCCGGGTGACCCTCTCGACAAAGCAATTCTGCTGCGCCCCCTGGAGCCCGCTCCCGCTCCGCATCTCGCCAGAGAATTTCTGCTGaaaacgcgaaggagaaag GGTCTCAGTGAAGACGTCTCGATTGCCAAGTTCTTCGATGATCCTATGTTGGTCAACATCGCGACAGATTTGCAGCAGTTTCTTTAG